Below is a genomic region from Persicimonas caeni.
GCAACACCCGCAAGCGGGTACCCGCCCAGGGGAAGGGGTGCTGTTGCGGAAAGCTACGTGGTTCGGGCGCGCAAGGACATCCCTTCCCCTCGGGGAAGGTGCCCGTAGCGAAGCGAAGGGCGGATGGGGGGCGACAGAAATCATGGAGACTCAATCGGAGCTTCGAGCATGACCAAGAAGAGATTGTCGGTCCTCAAAACCTACAAACTGTACATCAACGGCAAATACCCCCGCACCGAAAGTGGGCGTTACCTGACCGTCAAAGATCACAAAGGAGGCTTCGTGGCCAATATCTGCCATGCCTCGAGAAAGGACTTTCGTGAGTCGGTCGTCGCCGCCCGCGGGGCGCTCGGCGGCTGGTCGGGCCGCACCGCCTTCAACCGCGGCCAGATCTTGTACCGCATGGCCGAGATGATGGAGACGCGCCGGCGCGACTTCGAAGCCGCGCTGGTCGACATCGCCGGCTACTCGGCCGAAGACGCCGAGGCCGAGGTCGACGCCGCCGTCGACCGCCTGGTGTGGTACGCCGGCTGGTCGGACAAGTTCACCCAGGTCTTCGGGTCGACCAACCCGGTCAGCTCGCCGCACTTCAACTTCACCACCCCCGAGCCGACAGGCGTCATCACGGTCTTCTCGCCCAAGAACGCTCCGCTGCTGGGCCTGGTCTCGGCGGTCGCGCCGGTGATCGTGGCGGGCAACACGGCGGTGCTCATCGTCGAGAACGACGCGCCCACCGTGGCCATCGACTTCGCCGAGGTGCTCAACAACAGTGATCTTCCGGGCGGGGTGATCAATATCCTGACCGGCAAGCGCGACGAACTTCTGGGCCACGTCGCCGGCCACAAGGACGTCGACGGCGTACTTTGCTTCGGGCCGACGGCCGAGCAGAAGAAAGAGATCGCCCTCGAGGCGGCCGACACGGTCAAGCGGGTCAAGTTCTACGACGACCCCGACGCCAAAGGCTGGCGCGCCGACGACCAGCAGAGCCCGTATCGCATCATGCCCTTCGTCGAGTTCAAGACGGCGTGGCATCCGATCGGGGCGTAGGTGTCTCAGAAAGCAAGGCGTAGCTTTTTGGCGCCCCCCATCCGCCTTGCGCGAACCGACCACGTAGCTTTTCGCAGGGTAATCCCTTACCCCTCGGGGAAGGTGCC
It encodes:
- a CDS encoding aldehyde dehydrogenase family protein; translated protein: MTKKRLSVLKTYKLYINGKYPRTESGRYLTVKDHKGGFVANICHASRKDFRESVVAARGALGGWSGRTAFNRGQILYRMAEMMETRRRDFEAALVDIAGYSAEDAEAEVDAAVDRLVWYAGWSDKFTQVFGSTNPVSSPHFNFTTPEPTGVITVFSPKNAPLLGLVSAVAPVIVAGNTAVLIVENDAPTVAIDFAEVLNNSDLPGGVINILTGKRDELLGHVAGHKDVDGVLCFGPTAEQKKEIALEAADTVKRVKFYDDPDAKGWRADDQQSPYRIMPFVEFKTAWHPIGA